One segment of Thermus neutrinimicus DNA contains the following:
- a CDS encoding ABC transporter permease encodes MVRLAWRNLLRTPGRSLVTGGVVALVVLLSLVFLSVYAGAFDAFYRLLLERTGHLVVRVEGYQEGRDFESLVFLPPSLPLAPGAEVEGVLEGRGLAIVGERNRAVVITGLEPRGLARQQSLLKKGRLPRGSGEALLGEALAKALKVGLGEEVVVYAPGGLGLGVYPFRVVGLLDLPETSLEAQTLLVSLVDAQVLLAPGRVTRMEIRLPGLGLYDFKALEEVKKTLAPHLQGLKVETWLEANPIYAALIPLYDAIMAVYVGIFFVLGGLILLNALYLSLVERVREFGLLTGLGLTGWRVLALVFWESFLLVGVAALVGTGAGLIVHAELANGFRLPMPQWMLEQYREFGLPEVLYGRLGVKEVLLTLGYSIGIALLAALWPGYVASRLEPVEAMRYVP; translated from the coding sequence GTGGTTAGGCTGGCCTGGCGGAACCTCCTCAGAACCCCTGGGCGGAGCCTGGTGACGGGAGGCGTGGTGGCCTTGGTGGTCCTCTTATCTTTGGTCTTTCTCTCTGTGTACGCCGGAGCTTTTGACGCCTTTTATCGTCTTCTTCTGGAAAGGACAGGGCATCTGGTGGTCCGGGTGGAGGGATACCAGGAGGGCAGAGACTTTGAGAGCCTTGTCTTTCTTCCCCCTTCCTTACCCCTGGCCCCAGGGGCCGAGGTGGAGGGGGTGCTGGAGGGAAGGGGGTTAGCCATTGTTGGGGAGCGGAACCGAGCGGTGGTGATTACGGGCTTGGAGCCCCGAGGCCTGGCCCGGCAACAGAGCCTTTTGAAGAAAGGAAGACTTCCTCGAGGCTCGGGGGAAGCCCTTTTGGGCGAGGCTTTAGCCAAGGCCCTCAAGGTGGGCCTGGGGGAGGAGGTGGTGGTCTACGCTCCCGGCGGGCTTGGTTTGGGGGTATACCCCTTCCGGGTGGTAGGGCTTTTGGACCTTCCGGAAACCTCCCTCGAGGCCCAGACACTTTTGGTTTCCCTTGTAGATGCCCAGGTTCTTTTGGCCCCAGGCCGGGTGACCCGGATGGAAATCAGGCTTCCAGGGCTTGGGCTTTACGATTTTAAGGCTCTGGAGGAAGTTAAGAAGACCCTGGCTCCCCACTTGCAGGGGCTGAAGGTAGAAACGTGGCTTGAGGCCAATCCCATTTATGCCGCGCTTATTCCTCTTTACGACGCTATTATGGCTGTATACGTGGGCATCTTTTTTGTCCTCGGGGGGCTTATTCTCCTTAACGCCCTCTACCTTTCCCTGGTGGAGCGGGTGCGGGAGTTCGGTCTCTTGACGGGCTTAGGCCTTACCGGGTGGCGTGTTTTGGCCCTGGTTTTCTGGGAAAGCTTCCTTTTGGTTGGGGTGGCGGCCTTGGTGGGGACTGGGGCGGGGCTAATTGTGCATGCGGAGTTGGCCAACGGTTTTCGCCTGCCTATGCCCCAGTGGATGCTGGAGCAGTACCGGGAGTTTGGCCTGCCGGAGGTGCTCTATGGAAGGCTAGGGGTGAAGGAGGTGCTCCTCACCCTGGGTTACTCCATCGGGATTGCCCTGTTGGCGGCCCTGTGGCCGGGGTATGTGGCCTCGAGGTTGGAGCCCGTGGAGGCCATGCGCTATGTACCGTAG
- a CDS encoding outer membrane lipoprotein-sorting protein: MKGMLVFPWVLLTLALAQSPLEKLQEALDRLRGPAHQGVYELRVERPGLVRTYRLKVYTDGKRVHVRVLEPRSEAGQAFLSLGEDLYLYDPRLGRTLRLPPAGRGERFLGSDLTYQDLMGRDLEELFQVGEVQGVLVLTPKPGAPTPYGKVEMYLKDRLVERILYYDQRNLAVRELKLSAYQRSDGAFLPREMELRDVEKPGYRTLLRIAEVQVGPVPERCFNPLYLERGC, translated from the coding sequence ATGAAGGGGATGCTTGTTTTCCCGTGGGTTCTTTTGACCCTGGCCTTGGCCCAATCCCCTTTGGAAAAGCTTCAAGAAGCTTTGGACCGTCTAAGGGGTCCGGCCCACCAGGGGGTGTACGAGCTTCGAGTGGAACGGCCCGGCTTAGTGCGTACCTACCGGTTGAAGGTGTACACCGATGGCAAGAGGGTCCACGTTCGGGTGTTAGAGCCTAGAAGCGAGGCTGGCCAGGCTTTTCTCTCCCTAGGGGAGGACCTGTACCTTTACGATCCCAGGTTGGGCCGCACCTTGCGCCTTCCCCCTGCGGGCCGGGGGGAGCGGTTTCTGGGTTCGGACCTCACCTACCAGGACCTTATGGGCCGGGACCTAGAGGAGCTTTTCCAGGTGGGGGAGGTCCAGGGGGTGCTGGTGCTCACCCCAAAGCCAGGAGCCCCTACCCCTTACGGGAAGGTGGAGATGTACCTGAAGGACCGCTTGGTGGAGCGCATCCTTTACTACGACCAGCGAAACCTGGCGGTGCGGGAGCTTAAACTTTCCGCTTACCAGCGTTCGGACGGAGCTTTCCTCCCCAGGGAGATGGAGCTTCGGGATGTGGAAAAGCCAGGGTACCGCACCCTTTTGCGGATAGCCGAGGTTCAGGTGGGACCCGTGCCCGAGCGGTGCTTCAATCCCCTTTACCTGGAAAGGGGGTGCTAG
- a CDS encoding ABC transporter permease, with protein sequence MSLLRLAWRNVLRQRRRTALLSLVVVYVSVAVLFLFGFLDGYGESLVEAYGQYVEAPVVVAQALWWEDRDPEHGLRVMPSLTYPLIQAMSPRLSLYALLRSPYHVQGGVVLGVKPEEEKALSRVPSKVKEGRWLSGPGEVVLGYRLAQRLDVRLGERLVVETGQGALGLEVVGLVQAGVGNVDFAGVYVHLEDARRLSGREILATHLALKVPRGQEARVAQKLNENLPQGFLAKDVWELMGPIRADYEGSRLFYLPLLALFMLLAAVAVVSTVYVSVRERLREFAIVESLGLAPIHVAAQVALEAALAAALGLMAGLLLGYALLWYTSTHDVFGPLMRLSVELLPEAGLSEHLYTALRPIYALYASLVVVLSALLALLFPGRLVLRLDPSHYLRGE encoded by the coding sequence ATGAGCCTTCTGAGGTTGGCCTGGCGCAATGTGCTAAGGCAGAGGCGGCGCACAGCCCTATTGTCCTTAGTGGTGGTCTACGTGTCCGTGGCAGTTCTATTCCTGTTCGGCTTCCTGGATGGCTACGGGGAGAGCTTAGTAGAAGCCTACGGCCAGTATGTGGAGGCTCCCGTAGTGGTAGCCCAGGCCCTATGGTGGGAGGACCGCGATCCGGAGCATGGTCTAAGGGTCATGCCCAGCCTCACTTACCCCCTCATCCAGGCTATGAGTCCTCGGCTTTCCCTGTATGCCCTTTTGCGCTCCCCCTACCACGTGCAGGGCGGGGTGGTCCTCGGAGTGAAACCGGAAGAGGAGAAGGCGCTTTCCCGCGTGCCTTCCAAGGTGAAGGAGGGCCGCTGGCTTAGCGGTCCGGGAGAGGTGGTTCTGGGATACCGTTTAGCCCAGAGGCTAGATGTTCGGCTTGGGGAAAGGCTGGTGGTGGAGACCGGCCAGGGAGCTTTGGGGCTCGAGGTGGTGGGCTTGGTGCAGGCGGGGGTTGGCAACGTGGATTTCGCTGGGGTTTACGTGCACTTGGAAGATGCCCGTAGGCTTTCGGGTAGGGAAATTTTGGCTACCCATTTGGCGTTGAAGGTGCCCAGGGGGCAGGAGGCTCGGGTGGCCCAGAAGCTTAACGAAAATCTTCCCCAGGGCTTTTTGGCCAAGGACGTATGGGAGCTTATGGGACCCATCCGGGCTGACTATGAGGGAAGCCGCCTGTTCTACCTGCCCCTCTTGGCGCTTTTTATGTTGCTGGCGGCGGTGGCGGTGGTGAGTACGGTCTACGTGAGTGTGCGGGAACGGCTAAGGGAGTTTGCGATAGTGGAAAGCCTGGGTTTAGCTCCAATCCACGTGGCGGCCCAGGTGGCTTTAGAGGCCGCTCTTGCCGCCGCCTTGGGCCTGATGGCTGGACTCCTTTTAGGCTATGCCCTCCTGTGGTACACCTCCACCCATGATGTGTTTGGGCCCCTGATGCGCCTTTCTGTGGAGCTCCTGCCGGAGGCGGGGCTTTCCGAGCATCTGTACACGGCCTTGAGGCCCATCTACGCCCTGTACGCCAGTCTGGTGGTGGTTCTTTCCGCCCTTCTAGCCCTCCTGTTTCCAGGGAGGTTGGTGCTTCGCCTCGATCCATCCCATTACCTGAGGGGGGAATGA
- a CDS encoding GbsR/MarR family transcriptional regulator, whose product MDPTLKHWVEETGLLFESAGLPRMAGRVLAYLLVSDPPEASAKEISEFLSASKGALSPALNLLVRLQLVERLRRPGERADRYAVRPGAWKRLLMEKARALSLYRERAEKGLALVGEGKGDRLREMRDLYAFFERELPKLLARFVEEG is encoded by the coding sequence GTGGATCCTACTTTGAAGCACTGGGTGGAGGAAACCGGCCTTCTCTTTGAATCCGCAGGCCTGCCTCGAATGGCTGGGCGGGTTTTGGCTTACCTCCTGGTGTCCGACCCCCCGGAGGCTAGCGCCAAGGAGATCAGCGAGTTCCTTTCTGCTAGCAAGGGAGCCCTGAGCCCTGCTCTGAACCTTCTTGTTCGGCTGCAGTTGGTGGAGCGCCTGCGTCGCCCCGGGGAGCGCGCCGATCGGTATGCCGTGCGTCCAGGGGCCTGGAAACGGCTTCTCATGGAAAAGGCCCGAGCGCTTTCCCTTTACCGGGAGCGGGCGGAAAAGGGGTTGGCCCTGGTGGGGGAGGGTAAGGGGGATCGGCTTAGGGAGATGCGAGACCTGTACGCCTTCTTTGAGCGGGAGCTTCCCAAGCTTCTGGCAAGATTTGTGGAGGAGGGATGA
- the serA gene encoding phosphoglycerate dehydrogenase translates to MWRVLVSDEMRLGDVRYPGVLLDYRPGIGREELLEIIPAYDALITRSRTHVDAELLKRGKRLKVVGRGGVGVDNVDLEAASRLGILVVNVPEANTRSAAELAFGLLLAAARGIALSDRKIRAGEWDRKFLGLELKGKTLGIIGLGRIGSQVARFAKGFEMRVLAYDPYIPRTRAESLGVELLEDLSDLLRQSHFLTVHAPLTEETRGMIGRRELYLLPRGAVVVNAARGGIVDEKALLEVLEEGHLFAAGLDVFAQEPPPKDHPLLKHPKVVLTAHLGANTFEAQDRVGEAVLERVVRTLEGDLSYALNTGFDPEALEALRGFLPLGEALGKLLAQIARGRPEVLEVGFLGRFDKDPEPVASAVAKGFLSRVLGEEMVNLVSARPLLKERGVRLVTRRQEEAGEYTRLLEVRLATDQEERRARGVVMAGKPRLVGIDDYALEVVPEGYMLVCVNYDRPGVVGQVGTLLGEAGVNIAGMQLGRDVPGGRALFVLTVDQKPAPEVLEALRALPVLERVDLAEF, encoded by the coding sequence ATGTGGCGGGTCTTGGTCTCCGACGAGATGCGGCTTGGGGATGTGAGGTACCCCGGGGTGCTTTTGGACTACCGGCCGGGGATCGGGCGGGAGGAACTCTTGGAGATCATCCCCGCCTACGATGCCCTCATTACCCGGAGCCGAACCCATGTGGATGCGGAGTTGCTGAAGCGGGGCAAGCGGCTCAAGGTGGTGGGACGGGGCGGGGTAGGCGTGGACAACGTGGACCTCGAGGCGGCAAGCCGCCTGGGCATCCTGGTGGTGAACGTTCCCGAGGCCAACACCCGCTCGGCGGCGGAGCTGGCCTTTGGCCTTCTTTTGGCGGCAGCCCGGGGCATTGCCCTTTCCGACCGCAAGATCCGGGCCGGGGAGTGGGACCGCAAGTTCTTGGGTCTGGAGCTTAAGGGGAAAACCCTGGGCATTATCGGCCTGGGAAGGATCGGAAGCCAGGTGGCCCGCTTCGCCAAGGGGTTTGAGATGCGGGTCTTGGCCTACGACCCCTACATCCCCCGCACCCGGGCGGAGAGCCTGGGGGTGGAGCTCCTGGAGGACCTTTCCGACCTCCTCCGCCAGAGCCATTTCCTCACGGTTCATGCCCCCCTCACCGAGGAAACCCGGGGGATGATCGGGCGTAGGGAGCTCTACCTCCTCCCCCGGGGAGCGGTGGTGGTGAACGCGGCCAGAGGGGGCATCGTGGACGAGAAGGCCCTTTTGGAGGTTTTGGAGGAGGGCCACCTCTTCGCCGCAGGCCTGGATGTGTTTGCCCAGGAGCCTCCCCCCAAGGACCACCCGCTTCTCAAGCATCCGAAGGTGGTCCTCACCGCCCACCTGGGGGCTAACACCTTTGAGGCCCAGGACCGGGTGGGGGAGGCGGTTTTGGAGCGGGTGGTGCGTACCCTGGAGGGGGATCTCTCCTATGCCCTGAACACCGGGTTTGACCCCGAGGCCCTCGAGGCCCTAAGGGGCTTCCTACCCCTGGGGGAGGCTTTGGGAAAGCTTCTTGCCCAGATCGCCCGGGGCCGGCCCGAGGTGTTGGAGGTAGGCTTCTTGGGCCGGTTTGACAAGGACCCTGAGCCCGTGGCCAGCGCCGTGGCCAAGGGTTTCCTCTCCCGGGTGCTGGGGGAGGAGATGGTGAACCTGGTTTCCGCCAGGCCCCTTCTTAAGGAGCGGGGCGTCCGGCTCGTGACCCGCAGGCAGGAGGAGGCGGGGGAGTACACCAGGCTTCTGGAGGTACGCCTTGCCACCGACCAGGAGGAGCGCCGGGCCCGGGGGGTGGTGATGGCGGGTAAACCGCGCCTGGTGGGCATAGACGACTATGCCCTCGAGGTGGTGCCGGAGGGGTACATGCTGGTCTGCGTCAACTACGACCGCCCCGGGGTGGTGGGCCAGGTGGGAACCCTCTTGGGCGAGGCGGGGGTGAACATCGCCGGAATGCAGCTGGGCCGGGATGTGCCGGGGGGAAGGGCCCTCTTTGTCCTCACCGTGGACCAGAAGCCTGCCCCGGAGGTCCTGGAGGCCCTTCGGGCCTTGCCGGTTTTGGAGAGGGTGGACCTGGCGGAGTTTTAG
- a CDS encoding DegV family protein: protein MKVALITDSTSDLPQPLRERLGVRVVPLYVNLGGRIYRDWEEITPEEIFKKVREGEAFPTTSQPSPEDFQRAYQEALREADHVLSVHISAKLSGTVQSALLAAQHFPERITVFDSQAASLGIGMMVLRAHELLQAGQALPEVIRELERIRQDHFVRFSVATLEFLKRGGRIGGAQALLGTLLGIKPILTLKEGRVEAAGRARGEKKAREEILKDFQAWAKGRGRIRAFFLYSAEEGAVRDLKEMVLASGFPVEEALVSELGAVIASHTGPGTYGFYAYSL, encoded by the coding sequence ATGAAGGTTGCCCTGATCACCGACTCCACCTCCGACCTACCCCAGCCCCTAAGGGAACGCCTGGGGGTAAGGGTAGTACCCCTTTACGTGAACCTGGGAGGACGCATCTATAGGGACTGGGAGGAGATCACCCCCGAGGAGATCTTCAAGAAGGTGCGGGAGGGGGAGGCCTTTCCCACCACCAGCCAGCCATCCCCAGAGGATTTTCAGCGGGCCTACCAGGAGGCCTTGCGGGAGGCCGACCACGTGCTTTCCGTTCACATCTCGGCCAAGCTCTCGGGAACGGTGCAGTCCGCCCTTCTCGCAGCGCAACACTTTCCCGAGCGCATCACCGTCTTTGACAGCCAGGCGGCTTCCTTGGGGATAGGCATGATGGTCCTGCGGGCCCACGAGCTCCTGCAGGCAGGCCAGGCCCTGCCGGAGGTCATCCGCGAGCTTGAGCGCATCCGCCAGGACCACTTCGTGCGCTTCAGCGTGGCCACCTTGGAATTTTTAAAGCGAGGTGGGCGGATCGGCGGGGCCCAGGCCCTCTTGGGCACCCTCCTGGGCATCAAGCCCATCCTGACCCTGAAGGAGGGGCGGGTGGAGGCGGCGGGCCGGGCCCGGGGGGAAAAGAAGGCCCGGGAAGAGATCCTTAAGGACTTCCAGGCCTGGGCCAAGGGCCGGGGACGCATCCGGGCCTTCTTCCTCTACAGCGCCGAGGAAGGCGCCGTGAGGGACCTAAAGGAGATGGTCTTGGCCTCGGGCTTCCCCGTGGAGGAAGCCCTGGTGAGCGAGCTGGGGGCGGTAATCGCCAGCCACACCGGCCCCGGCACCTACGGGTTTTATGCCTATAGCCTCTAA
- a CDS encoding DegV family protein — MPIASKVAFVADSTLGLNPEEALEQGIHVVPQQVIWGNRALRDQLEITDEEVLDLLRQGERLSTSQVAPEDLRTAYETLLKTHERVLSVHLSGLLSGTVANAMAIAQEFGGRVKVLDSWSLNGGLLLVLEEARRLLRRGVAWDQLEEAVAPYRERVRGYILPQTLTYLHRSGRISGLQRFMGGLLSILPVLEVKGGRVLAGLRVRGFQEGLRRLAQLFRRDSPAGGPVYLAHAGNLEGARTLGEALRAEGVEVLGPLRAGAAVSVHAGPGTVALFAGPRG; from the coding sequence ATGCCTATAGCCTCTAAGGTGGCCTTCGTGGCCGACTCCACCCTGGGCCTAAACCCGGAAGAGGCCTTAGAGCAGGGCATTCACGTGGTGCCCCAGCAGGTGATCTGGGGAAATAGAGCCCTCCGCGACCAGCTGGAGATCACCGACGAGGAAGTCCTGGACCTTCTGCGCCAAGGGGAGCGGCTTTCCACCAGTCAGGTGGCCCCGGAAGACCTGCGCACCGCCTACGAAACCCTCCTAAAAACCCACGAGCGGGTGCTTTCCGTCCACTTGTCCGGCCTCCTCTCGGGAACCGTGGCCAACGCCATGGCCATAGCCCAGGAGTTTGGGGGAAGGGTCAAGGTGCTGGATTCCTGGTCCCTTAACGGAGGCCTTCTCCTGGTGCTGGAGGAGGCCCGGCGGCTCCTTAGAAGGGGGGTGGCCTGGGACCAGCTGGAGGAGGCCGTGGCTCCCTATCGGGAGCGGGTGCGGGGCTATATCCTTCCCCAAACCCTCACCTATCTGCACCGCTCCGGGCGCATATCCGGCTTGCAGAGGTTCATGGGCGGGCTTCTCAGCATCCTTCCGGTGCTGGAGGTCAAGGGGGGCCGGGTCCTGGCTGGCCTCCGGGTGCGGGGCTTCCAGGAGGGCCTGCGCCGGCTGGCCCAGCTCTTCCGCCGCGACTCCCCGGCCGGGGGACCCGTCTACCTAGCCCATGCGGGCAACCTCGAGGGCGCCAGGACCCTGGGCGAGGCCCTGAGGGCGGAAGGGGTGGAGGTCTTGGGCCCCTTGCGGGCAGGGGCTGCGGTGAGCGTCCACGCGGGCCCGGGCACCGTGGCCCTCTTCGCCGGGCCCAGGGGGTGA
- the dtd gene encoding D-aminoacyl-tRNA deacylase, which produces MRAVVQRVSEAFVEANGEEVGRIGLGLLVLLGVGQGDTVEDALYLARKIVALRIFGDENGKMNLSLKEVGGEVLLVSQFTLYADTRKGNRPSFVKAAPPEVGKRLYEAAIEAFLQQGVHVETGIYGAHMHVHLVNDGPVTLILDSEARPERLRTR; this is translated from the coding sequence ATGCGGGCGGTGGTGCAACGGGTTTCCGAGGCCTTCGTGGAGGCGAATGGCGAGGAGGTGGGGAGGATTGGCCTGGGGCTTCTGGTCCTCCTGGGGGTGGGGCAAGGGGACACGGTGGAGGATGCCCTCTACCTGGCGCGGAAGATCGTGGCCCTGCGCATCTTCGGGGACGAGAACGGCAAGATGAACCTTTCCCTGAAGGAGGTGGGAGGGGAGGTGCTCCTCGTGAGCCAGTTCACCCTTTATGCGGACACCCGCAAGGGCAACCGCCCCTCCTTCGTCAAGGCCGCACCCCCCGAGGTGGGGAAAAGGCTTTATGAGGCGGCCATAGAAGCCTTCCTGCAGCAGGGGGTGCACGTGGAAACCGGGATCTACGGGGCCCACATGCACGTGCACCTGGTGAACGATGGGCCGGTCACCCTCATCCTGGACTCGGAGGCAAGGCCCGAAAGGCTCAGGACCCGTTGA
- a CDS encoding fatty acid desaturase: MQKVEPKDWIPLIKPYAKPHTLRSLRQVANTLLPFLLLFYLAHKALSVSLALTLLLDFAAALFLVRLFILQHDAGHGSFFPKKWANDLLGFFTGVLTLVPYHHWQLSHARHHATSGNLDKRGVGDIYTMTLEEYLKASPWERLKYRLYRNPLVMFFLGPIYVFMLSYRLPLGYGSDKPSVRNSVALTNLFLALLLAGIVVFFGVKTLLLVYLPIQYMAGMVGIFLFYVQHQFEDAYWEHDPRWEYLKAAMEGSTYLKLPRVLQWLTGNIGFHHIHHLAPKIPNYLLPKVQEEVDLVKVAPTVTLKDAFKIAFADMHLYDEERRKLVGFKEAHRRLREAQGKKAY, encoded by the coding sequence ATGCAGAAGGTAGAGCCCAAAGACTGGATCCCCCTCATCAAACCCTACGCCAAGCCCCACACCCTACGGAGCCTCCGCCAGGTGGCCAATACCCTCCTTCCCTTTCTCCTCCTCTTCTACCTGGCCCACAAGGCCCTCTCCGTTTCCCTGGCCCTTACCCTCCTCCTGGACTTCGCGGCCGCCCTTTTTCTGGTACGGCTTTTCATCCTGCAGCACGATGCCGGCCACGGCTCCTTCTTCCCCAAGAAGTGGGCCAACGACCTTCTGGGCTTCTTCACCGGGGTTCTGACCCTGGTCCCCTATCACCACTGGCAGCTTTCCCACGCGCGGCACCACGCCACCAGCGGCAACCTGGACAAACGAGGGGTGGGGGACATCTACACCATGACCCTCGAGGAGTACCTGAAGGCCAGCCCCTGGGAGAGGCTCAAGTACCGGCTTTACCGGAATCCCTTGGTGATGTTCTTCCTGGGCCCCATCTACGTCTTCATGCTCTCCTACCGGCTTCCTTTAGGCTACGGCTCGGACAAGCCCTCGGTGCGGAACTCCGTGGCCTTAACCAACCTCTTCCTGGCCCTCTTGCTGGCGGGGATCGTGGTCTTTTTCGGGGTCAAGACGCTTCTCCTCGTATACTTGCCCATCCAGTACATGGCCGGAATGGTGGGCATTTTCCTCTTCTACGTGCAGCACCAGTTTGAGGACGCCTACTGGGAGCACGACCCCCGCTGGGAATACCTGAAGGCGGCCATGGAGGGAAGCACCTATTTGAAGCTTCCCAGGGTGCTCCAGTGGCTCACCGGGAACATAGGCTTCCACCACATCCACCACCTGGCCCCTAAGATCCCCAACTACCTCCTGCCCAAGGTGCAGGAGGAGGTGGACCTGGTAAAGGTGGCCCCCACGGTTACCCTCAAGGATGCCTTCAAGATCGCCTTCGCCGACATGCACCTCTACGACGAGGAACGCCGCAAGCTGGTGGGCTTTAAGGAGGCCCACCGGCGCTTGCGGGAAGCCCAAGGCAAAAAGGCCTACTAA
- the purH gene encoding bifunctional phosphoribosylaminoimidazolecarboxamide formyltransferase/IMP cyclohydrolase — translation MWALLSLSDKRGLVLFAQGLLGLGYRLLATGGTHRALVEAGLPVTYISDFTGFPEVLEGRVKTLHPKVHAGLLARPDQEEELKALGFERIGVLAVNLYPFRETVAKGAGFAESLEQIDIGGPAMLRAAAKNHMAVLPVCDPEDYPRVLQALEEGPSLEFRRELARKAFAHTAGYDAAIAEWLAGEKFPPEKFLVLRRESPLRYGENPHQEAALYRVYGEKGPLLEARVLQGKAMSFNNYLDAEAAWNLVSEFEGPACVAIKHQNPCGVALGEGPLEAYRKAYEADPVSIFGGIVAFNREVDGPTAVAMGEVFLEVVLAPGFTPEALDAFSRKKNLRLLQVPFPAQGAYLDLRRLRGGVLLQDADTRDPMEPKVVTQKAPTEEEWQDLLFAWKVVKHVRSNAIVVAKGGQTLGIGVGQTNRYAAAKHALKTAKEKARGAVLASDAFFPFDDVVRLAGEFGIRAIIQPGGSVRDEDSIRAADELGMAMVFTGVRHFRH, via the coding sequence ATGTGGGCGCTCCTTTCCCTTTCCGACAAGAGGGGGCTTGTGCTCTTCGCCCAAGGGCTTTTAGGGCTGGGTTACAGGCTCTTGGCCACCGGGGGGACCCATAGGGCCTTGGTGGAGGCGGGGCTTCCCGTCACCTACATCTCCGACTTCACCGGCTTTCCCGAGGTCCTCGAGGGCCGGGTCAAGACCCTGCACCCCAAGGTGCACGCGGGGCTTCTCGCCCGGCCCGACCAAGAGGAGGAGCTAAAGGCCCTGGGCTTTGAGCGGATCGGGGTCCTGGCGGTGAACCTCTACCCCTTCCGGGAAACGGTGGCCAAGGGGGCGGGTTTTGCCGAGTCCCTGGAGCAGATCGACATCGGGGGCCCGGCCATGCTGCGGGCAGCGGCCAAGAACCACATGGCGGTCCTGCCCGTGTGCGACCCCGAGGACTACCCCCGGGTGCTCCAGGCCCTCGAGGAGGGCCCGTCCCTGGAATTTCGGAGGGAGCTTGCCCGCAAGGCCTTCGCCCACACCGCAGGCTACGACGCTGCCATCGCGGAGTGGCTGGCTGGGGAGAAGTTTCCCCCCGAGAAGTTTCTGGTCCTGAGGCGGGAAAGCCCCTTGCGCTACGGGGAGAACCCACACCAGGAAGCGGCCCTCTACCGGGTTTATGGGGAGAAGGGGCCTCTTTTGGAGGCCCGGGTCCTCCAGGGCAAGGCCATGAGCTTCAACAACTACCTGGACGCCGAGGCCGCCTGGAACCTGGTCTCGGAGTTTGAGGGGCCTGCCTGCGTGGCCATCAAGCACCAGAACCCCTGCGGGGTGGCCTTGGGGGAAGGTCCCCTGGAGGCGTACCGCAAGGCCTATGAGGCAGACCCGGTTTCCATCTTTGGGGGCATCGTGGCCTTCAACCGGGAGGTGGACGGGCCCACGGCGGTGGCCATGGGGGAGGTGTTTTTGGAGGTGGTCCTGGCCCCGGGTTTCACCCCAGAGGCCCTGGATGCCTTTTCCCGCAAGAAGAACCTCCGCCTCCTTCAGGTGCCCTTCCCCGCCCAGGGGGCTTACCTGGACTTGAGGCGCCTAAGGGGCGGGGTGCTCCTTCAGGACGCCGATACCCGGGATCCCATGGAGCCCAAGGTGGTCACGCAGAAGGCCCCCACCGAGGAGGAATGGCAGGACCTCCTCTTCGCCTGGAAGGTGGTGAAGCACGTGCGCTCCAATGCCATCGTGGTGGCCAAGGGGGGCCAGACCCTGGGCATCGGGGTGGGGCAGACCAACCGCTATGCCGCCGCCAAGCATGCCCTGAAGACCGCCAAGGAGAAGGCCAGGGGAGCGGTCCTGGCCTCGGACGCCTTCTTCCCCTTTGACGACGTGGTGCGTCTGGCGGGGGAGTTTGGCATCCGCGCCATCATCCAGCCTGGCGGAAGCGTGCGGGACGAGGACTCCATCCGGGCGGCGGACGAGCTGGGCATGGCCATGGTCTTCACTGGGGTGCGGCACTTCCGGCATTGA
- a CDS encoding GatB/YqeY domain-containing protein, producing the protein MSIYEAIKETIKEAMKARDQKTLDFARVVKAELDRKGDGKALPDAEAVKVLKALREIALEQGNTFEVEFLDRFLPKEMSEEEIEAWIRENVDLSQFKTPLAAIGVVTKALGPRAPGEKVRRVIERMAR; encoded by the coding sequence ATGAGCATCTACGAGGCCATCAAGGAAACCATCAAGGAGGCCATGAAGGCCCGGGATCAAAAGACCCTGGACTTCGCCCGGGTGGTGAAGGCGGAGCTGGACCGCAAAGGGGATGGCAAGGCCCTGCCCGACGCCGAGGCGGTTAAGGTGCTCAAGGCCCTGCGCGAGATCGCCCTGGAGCAGGGCAACACCTTCGAGGTGGAGTTCCTGGACCGCTTCCTGCCCAAGGAGATGAGCGAGGAGGAGATCGAGGCCTGGATCCGGGAAAACGTAGACCTATCCCAGTTTAAGACCCCTCTGGCCGCCATTGGGGTGGTGACCAAGGCCCTGGGACCCAGGGCCCCCGGGGAGAAGGTGCGCCGGGTCATAGAGCGCATGGCGAGATGA